From a single Candidatus Hydrogenedentota bacterium genomic region:
- a CDS encoding glycosyltransferase family 2 protein, whose translation MNPVESLDFVIPVYNERDTLPALAEGIARHAAPHPFRILFIDDGSDDGSDKVLLELHERYPWVDTIRFRRNFGKTAALAAGFQRVRGDIVFTMDADLQDDPKEIPRFIEAIRAGADMVCGWKRKRHDPWHKTLPSRVYNCWVSWVFRIPLHDVNCGFKAMRAEVARHLILYGEMHRLIPVLAQQNGCRLAELPVEHHPRQSGVSKYGFERFMRGAADVVTVRFLERYGASPGHFFYPLGGCLGIMGGLAALRSALDVAVGRNGTAQALGLAGLQLLLAGTILFGLGLVAERSVRMRPPINPPAMVASEHIHIEDKEPSDDCR comes from the coding sequence ATGAATCCGGTCGAATCGCTCGATTTCGTGATCCCCGTGTACAACGAGCGCGACACGTTACCGGCGCTTGCGGAAGGCATCGCGCGGCATGCCGCGCCGCATCCGTTCCGCATCCTCTTCATTGACGATGGCAGCGACGACGGATCGGACAAGGTTCTGCTCGAATTGCACGAGCGATATCCCTGGGTGGACACGATCCGGTTTCGCCGGAATTTCGGCAAGACCGCCGCGCTCGCCGCCGGTTTCCAGCGTGTACGGGGGGACATCGTCTTTACGATGGATGCCGACCTGCAGGATGATCCGAAGGAGATTCCCCGTTTCATCGAGGCGATTCGCGCGGGGGCCGACATGGTGTGCGGATGGAAACGCAAGCGCCATGATCCATGGCACAAGACCCTTCCCTCGCGCGTTTACAATTGCTGGGTGTCTTGGGTGTTCCGCATTCCGCTTCACGATGTCAATTGTGGATTCAAAGCCATGCGCGCCGAGGTGGCGCGGCATCTGATCCTGTACGGCGAGATGCATCGGCTCATTCCGGTGCTCGCGCAGCAGAACGGCTGCCGTTTGGCCGAATTACCGGTTGAGCATCATCCCCGCCAATCGGGTGTTTCGAAATACGGTTTCGAGCGGTTCATGCGCGGCGCGGCGGATGTCGTCACGGTGCGCTTCCTCGAACGGTACGGCGCATCGCCCGGGCACTTTTTCTATCCCTTGGGCGGTTGCCTGGGGATCATGGGGGGACTGGCGGCGCTGAGATCGGCGCTTGACGTCGCCGTCGGTCGAAACGGGACGGCGCAAGCGCTCGGATTGGCCGGCCTGCAACTGCTGTTGGCGGGCACGATCCTGTTTGGCCTTGGACTCGTCGCCGAACGAAGCGTCCGCATGCGGCCGCCCATCAATCCACCGGCCATGGTCGCATCGGAACACATTCACATAGAAGACAAGGAACCGAGCGACGATTGCCGGTAG
- a CDS encoding SpoIIE family protein phosphatase, which yields MQGKILIVGDDPSWAGLHEWLAAQGLEVDVAANADEASRLLDRSAHDVVLVNPRIPIAKGHSPVEWIRQQAPDALILAVLVSGTTGEIRTVIRQGAHDVLPGPREAEELFLHRITQALAYRQMRKERDRLQESLQSKAGELADRLGQLELAHSILQAQAVAIQVDLSRAMRIQRGLLPRTTPRADRISAAAAYHPMAKVGGDLYDVFPLDDAHVGCFIADTSGHGISSAMLTIFLKHAIQGATCASGGAARMPGEVLRELNRTILSEAFSEGLFVSMTCLVLDVETFTAAYSSAGHRPLFVRRNDGTIERLHRPAPVLGVNPFVAYSDGEIVLQPGELIVFHTDGITEARSVEGESFGEDRLVEAVRGAEPHADTVVAAIEQARNTFRKGAPRVDDATLLVLGMEPQRVPLWTPDEPAPQPIAGGPRSVKVLTARKNGHVFIGLSGTGSWRESQQVFDLCRQPGVQSITLDLTDCTHLDSTFLGVLHNIATTLSDETGIRFEIQNVPRELLKTMSELGLIGVLMHFRPKSIPLPEDMAPVEGGAPAGEELGRLLLWAHEALVEADPRNADRFAAVLQVLHDQARGASRGDKRGGLP from the coding sequence ATGCAAGGCAAAATCCTGATTGTTGGCGATGATCCTTCATGGGCCGGACTGCACGAATGGCTGGCGGCGCAAGGATTGGAAGTAGACGTTGCGGCGAACGCGGACGAGGCATCCCGCCTTTTAGATAGGTCGGCGCACGATGTTGTTCTTGTGAATCCACGGATTCCGATTGCGAAAGGACACAGCCCCGTCGAATGGATACGGCAACAGGCGCCGGACGCCTTGATCTTGGCCGTTCTCGTTTCCGGCACGACGGGGGAAATCCGCACCGTCATCCGGCAAGGCGCCCACGATGTGTTGCCAGGACCCCGGGAAGCGGAAGAACTCTTCTTGCACCGGATTACTCAGGCGCTTGCCTACCGGCAAATGCGCAAAGAACGTGATCGCCTGCAGGAGTCGCTTCAATCCAAGGCCGGGGAACTCGCCGATCGTCTGGGCCAGTTGGAACTCGCGCACAGCATCCTGCAGGCGCAGGCCGTGGCCATCCAAGTGGATCTCAGCCGCGCCATGCGTATCCAGCGCGGCCTGTTGCCCCGCACCACACCCCGCGCGGACCGTATTTCCGCCGCCGCGGCGTACCATCCGATGGCGAAAGTGGGCGGCGATCTGTACGATGTGTTTCCTCTCGACGATGCGCATGTGGGTTGTTTCATCGCCGACACGTCAGGGCACGGCATCAGTTCGGCGATGTTGACGATCTTTCTCAAGCATGCGATTCAGGGCGCGACATGCGCGAGCGGCGGAGCGGCGCGCATGCCGGGCGAGGTGTTGCGCGAACTCAACCGCACGATTCTTTCCGAGGCGTTCAGCGAAGGGTTGTTCGTGTCCATGACCTGTCTGGTCCTCGACGTCGAGACGTTCACCGCCGCGTATTCCAGCGCAGGGCATCGCCCCCTGTTCGTGCGGCGGAACGACGGAACGATCGAACGCCTGCACCGCCCCGCGCCCGTGCTGGGCGTCAATCCGTTCGTGGCGTATTCGGATGGCGAGATTGTTCTGCAGCCGGGAGAGTTGATTGTCTTCCACACGGACGGCATCACCGAAGCGCGCAGCGTGGAGGGTGAATCGTTCGGGGAAGATCGCCTGGTGGAAGCCGTTCGCGGAGCCGAACCGCATGCGGATACGGTTGTGGCCGCGATCGAACAGGCGCGCAACACCTTTCGAAAAGGCGCGCCGCGCGTGGATGACGCCACCTTGCTGGTTCTGGGCATGGAACCGCAGCGCGTGCCCCTGTGGACGCCGGATGAGCCGGCGCCCCAACCTATTGCGGGCGGTCCACGATCGGTTAAAGTATTGACGGCGCGCAAGAATGGACATGTGTTTATCGGTTTGTCGGGAACGGGGTCGTGGCGGGAGAGCCAACAGGTCTTCGATCTGTGCCGGCAACCCGGCGTGCAATCAATCACGCTTGATCTAACCGATTGCACGCATTTGGACAGCACTTTTCTCGGCGTGCTTCACAATATCGCCACGACCCTGTCGGATGAGACGGGCATCCGTTTCGAAATTCAGAATGTGCCGCGCGAGTTGCTGAAAACCATGAGCGAACTCGGCCTGATTGGCGTACTGATGCACTTTCGCCCCAAATCCATTCCACTGCCCGAGGACATGGCGCCGGTTGAAGGCGGAGCGCCCGCCGGCGAGGAATTGGGCCGTCTGCTCCTGTGGGCGCACGAGGCCTTGGTCGAGGCCGACCCGCGCAACGCCGACCGGTTCGCCGCGGTATTGCAGGTTCTTCACGATCAGGCTCGCGGGGCAAGTCGCGGCGACAAAAGGGGCGGCCTTCCATGA
- a CDS encoding ASKHA domain-containing protein, producing the protein MREAEIPVTFQPHGRTVFVLKDSTLLEAAAQAGIAINTPCGGGGTCGKCKVRVMANAEDPCEAERATLSAAECKEGYRLSCQTHIHKAMTVDIPETSVLASTFQILSDAHDTVTDVSDATLRKIAVELPVPDRGDAIADTRRIERAIGPFTLDFDLLRILPLRLRQDGFRGTAVLADGRLLDFEPGDTRAQCHAVALDIGTTTLAGALLDLTTGRECANVARMNPQTRFGDDVISRIQFTRQESDGLQSLHEAILNEANDMIAELGAQAGVSPKHIYEVVISGNTTMQQIFTGINPAALGEAPFTPACADALSLRASELGIRIHPRGRVYAFPVIGGFVGGDTVAGILATSLPKSDGPTMLVDIGTNGEIVVGHKGRLIAASTAAGPAFEGARIMHGMRATAGAIEKVLFDGDVRISVIGDAPPVGLCGSALIDAVAELLRHGMLLGQGMLLGADDVPDTVPRPLRKRLVSTEDGPAFVLANGGETATGNPVLLTQKDIREVQLATAAIRSGVAILMRRIGLRSGDLERVLIAGGFGNFIRRSNAQRIGLLPGELDRHRIQYAGNTSLAGARLAAASKRARERAEEWARQVEHVDLSLDVEFQNEYVSAMFFPE; encoded by the coding sequence ATGAGAGAAGCCGAAATACCCGTCACGTTTCAGCCGCATGGGCGGACTGTGTTCGTATTGAAAGACAGCACGCTGCTGGAAGCCGCCGCGCAGGCAGGTATCGCCATCAACACGCCGTGTGGGGGCGGTGGCACGTGCGGCAAGTGCAAGGTTCGCGTGATGGCGAACGCGGAGGATCCCTGTGAAGCGGAACGCGCGACATTGAGCGCCGCCGAATGCAAGGAAGGATATCGCCTGTCGTGTCAGACGCATATCCACAAGGCGATGACCGTTGACATTCCCGAAACATCCGTTCTGGCATCCACGTTCCAGATTCTTTCGGATGCGCACGACACGGTCACCGACGTTTCGGATGCCACGCTGCGAAAAATAGCCGTCGAGTTGCCCGTTCCCGATCGAGGCGACGCGATAGCCGATACCCGCCGGATCGAACGCGCCATCGGTCCCTTTACGCTGGATTTTGACCTGTTGCGCATACTACCTCTGCGTTTGCGGCAGGACGGTTTCCGCGGAACGGCCGTTCTTGCCGATGGCCGACTGCTGGATTTCGAGCCGGGTGACACCCGCGCCCAATGCCACGCCGTCGCCTTGGACATCGGCACGACCACGTTGGCGGGCGCGCTGTTGGATCTGACCACGGGCCGTGAATGCGCCAATGTGGCGCGAATGAATCCGCAAACCCGGTTTGGAGACGATGTCATTTCACGCATTCAATTCACCCGGCAGGAAAGCGATGGGCTGCAATCGCTTCACGAGGCCATTCTGAACGAAGCCAATGACATGATCGCGGAATTGGGGGCGCAGGCGGGCGTCTCGCCTAAGCACATCTACGAGGTGGTGATTTCAGGCAACACGACCATGCAGCAGATTTTCACCGGGATCAATCCGGCGGCGCTAGGCGAGGCGCCGTTCACGCCCGCATGCGCCGATGCGCTTTCGCTGCGCGCCTCGGAACTGGGTATCCGCATCCACCCCCGCGGGCGCGTGTACGCCTTTCCCGTCATCGGGGGGTTTGTGGGCGGCGACACGGTCGCGGGAATCCTGGCGACCTCGCTGCCGAAATCGGATGGGCCCACGATGCTTGTGGATATTGGCACAAATGGTGAGATTGTCGTTGGCCACAAAGGGCGTTTGATCGCCGCCTCGACGGCCGCCGGTCCGGCTTTCGAGGGCGCACGGATCATGCACGGCATGCGCGCAACGGCCGGCGCCATCGAAAAAGTCTTGTTCGACGGGGACGTGCGGATTAGCGTCATCGGCGACGCGCCGCCCGTCGGACTCTGCGGTTCCGCACTCATAGACGCCGTCGCCGAATTGTTGCGGCACGGGATGCTTCTTGGCCAAGGGATGTTGCTGGGCGCGGATGATGTGCCCGATACCGTGCCGCGTCCTCTGCGCAAGCGGCTGGTTTCAACGGAGGACGGGCCTGCCTTTGTCCTTGCAAACGGCGGTGAAACGGCCACAGGAAATCCTGTTCTGCTCACGCAAAAAGACATCCGGGAAGTCCAACTCGCCACCGCGGCCATTCGCTCGGGCGTGGCCATCCTGATGCGTCGTATTGGACTCCGATCCGGCGATCTCGAACGGGTTCTGATCGCGGGTGGTTTTGGCAACTTTATCCGTCGAAGCAACGCGCAGCGCATTGGTCTGCTGCCCGGGGAACTGGATCGCCACCGCATCCAGTACGCGGGCAACACATCGCTGGCCGGCGCGCGGCTGGCCGCCGCCTCAAAACGCGCCCGTGAACGCGCCGAAGAATGGGCGCGGCAGGTGGAGCATGTGGACCTATCGCTCGATGTCGAATTCCAGAACGAATACGTCTCCGCAATGTTCTTCCCCGAATAA
- a CDS encoding DegT/DnrJ/EryC1/StrS family aminotransferase, with translation MPVPMIDLRAQYRRIKPDLDAAVAEVFETQGFVGGPNVEKLEEGIASYLGAGAAIACASGTDALLLSLKALGIGPGDEVITTPFTFFATAGAIANVGAKPVFADIRPRCFTINPECIEPLVTPRTKAIIPVHLYGQCADMEAIHAIAARHGLTVIEDAAQALGAKRHSRPACTLAPMAAISFYPTKNLGGAGDGGMVIAQDAALAERVRLLRAHGAGTTYIHAIVGTNSRLDALQAAVLNVKRAHLDEWNAERRARAAYYTERFAEVPEVTVPVECPGNFHVYHQYVIRLPRRDEARDLFRARGVGCAVFYPLPLHLQECFRYLGYSERDCPHAVQASREVLALPMFPELTPEQQDEVVALVKEHLAGKPVL, from the coding sequence ATGCCAGTGCCGATGATAGATCTTCGCGCCCAGTATCGCCGCATCAAGCCGGACTTGGATGCCGCGGTCGCCGAGGTTTTCGAGACACAGGGATTCGTAGGAGGACCGAATGTTGAAAAACTGGAGGAGGGTATCGCTTCGTATCTCGGCGCCGGCGCCGCCATTGCGTGCGCTTCGGGCACGGATGCGCTGCTGCTGTCGTTAAAAGCCCTTGGAATCGGCCCCGGCGACGAAGTCATCACAACGCCGTTCACGTTTTTCGCGACAGCGGGCGCCATCGCCAATGTGGGCGCGAAACCGGTTTTCGCGGACATCCGGCCCCGGTGTTTTACGATCAATCCGGAGTGTATAGAACCGCTTGTCACGCCACGCACGAAAGCCATCATTCCGGTGCATCTTTACGGCCAGTGCGCCGACATGGAGGCCATCCATGCCATTGCAGCCCGGCACGGCCTCACCGTGATCGAGGACGCCGCCCAGGCGCTCGGCGCCAAACGCCACAGCCGTCCCGCCTGCACGCTCGCGCCAATGGCCGCCATCAGTTTTTACCCGACCAAGAACCTTGGCGGCGCGGGCGACGGAGGCATGGTCATCGCCCAAGACGCGGCCTTGGCGGAGCGCGTCCGCCTGCTGCGCGCGCATGGGGCCGGAACGACCTACATTCATGCGATTGTCGGCACCAACAGTCGGCTGGATGCCCTGCAGGCGGCCGTTCTCAATGTGAAACGGGCCCATCTCGATGAATGGAACGCCGAACGCCGGGCTCGGGCCGCCTATTACACGGAACGGTTCGCGGAGGTCCCCGAAGTGACCGTGCCCGTCGAGTGTCCCGGCAATTTTCACGTCTACCACCAGTATGTAATCCGCCTGCCACGCCGCGACGAGGCCCGGGACTTGTTTCGCGCGCGCGGGGTCGGCTGCGCCGTGTTTTACCCGCTGCCGCTCCACTTGCAGGAATGTTTCCGCTACCTTGGCTACTCGGAACGCGACTGCCCCCACGCGGTGCAGGCCAGCCGCGAGGTGCTTGCATTGCCGATGTTTCCCGAACTCACTCCCGAACAACAGGACGAGGTCGTCGCCCTTGTCAAGGAGCACCTCGCCGGGAAGCCTGTGTTATAA